From Chloroflexota bacterium, one genomic window encodes:
- a CDS encoding DUF58 domain-containing protein, which translates to MIPSRRLLALLLAGLVPVIIGAATPSLRWTIWVYILLLIGFVALDWFMTPKPKLLEVARINEPKLSIGEQNLITLAVHNQSPRTLEIQIRDEFPVEFPSDTLILKTKVEPDTVQEVSYHVRPLRRGDYRFGNINLRYTSTFGTFLRQTKIAFDELVKVYPNVLDVRKYDMLARKGMLFELGLRTARVFGSGTEFERLREYTPDDEFRSINWKASARRNKLIAAEYETERSQYVVSVIDTGRLMRPTINDIAKLDYAINASLMLGYVAMLKGDHIGMLSFADHVGRFLQPRRGKAQFYQMLEMLYNLPSQPVEADYGRAISYLGLKNKRRSLIVIFTDLSTMDTAKPLIQHMARLAKTHLALCVVMSDPNLVGYAGKAAYSSTDVYERAVAEMVLDERRVVLDTLNQAGVHTIDVPANKLTVSVINKYLEFKGRGLI; encoded by the coding sequence ATGATTCCATCGCGCCGTTTATTAGCACTTTTGCTAGCAGGCTTGGTTCCGGTGATTATCGGAGCAGCAACCCCCAGTTTGCGCTGGACAATCTGGGTTTATATATTGTTGCTGATTGGCTTTGTGGCGCTTGATTGGTTTATGACTCCCAAGCCTAAATTGTTGGAAGTAGCGCGGATCAACGAGCCAAAGCTTTCAATTGGCGAACAAAACCTGATCACGCTGGCAGTGCATAATCAAAGCCCGCGCACGCTCGAAATTCAAATTCGTGATGAGTTTCCAGTGGAGTTTCCCAGCGATACGCTGATTCTCAAAACCAAGGTCGAGCCAGATACGGTGCAAGAGGTTAGCTACCATGTGCGGCCCTTGCGGCGCGGTGATTATCGCTTTGGCAATATTAATTTGCGCTATACCAGCACCTTTGGCACGTTCTTGCGCCAAACCAAAATCGCCTTCGACGAGTTAGTCAAGGTTTATCCCAATGTCCTTGATGTGCGCAAATACGATATGCTGGCGCGGAAAGGCATGCTATTTGAGTTGGGCTTGCGCACCGCCCGCGTGTTTGGCTCAGGTACCGAGTTTGAGCGCTTGCGTGAATACACTCCCGATGATGAGTTTCGCTCGATTAACTGGAAGGCCAGCGCTCGTCGTAACAAGCTGATTGCCGCCGAATATGAGACCGAGCGTTCGCAGTATGTGGTTTCGGTGATCGATACTGGGCGCTTGATGCGCCCAACCATCAACGATATCGCCAAACTGGATTATGCGATCAATGCCTCATTGATGCTGGGGTATGTGGCGATGCTCAAAGGCGACCACATCGGCATGCTTTCGTTTGCCGACCATGTTGGGCGTTTTTTGCAGCCGCGCCGTGGTAAAGCCCAGTTTTATCAAATGTTGGAGATGTTGTATAACTTGCCATCGCAGCCGGTCGAGGCCGATTATGGCCGCGCGATCTCCTACTTGGGCTTGAAGAATAAGCGCCGTTCGTTAATTGTGATTTTTACCGACCTCAGCACCATGGATACTGCCAAGCCTCTGATTCAGCATATGGCACGCTTGGCCAAAACCCACCTCGCCTTGTGTGTGGTGATGAGCGACCCCAACTTAGTCGGCTATGCTGGCAAAGCAGCCTATAGTTCCACCGATGTTTATGAACGTGCCGTAGCCGAAATGGTGCTTGATGAGCGGCGGGTAGTGCTCGACACGCTGAATCAAGCTGGCGTGCATACGATCGACGTGCCAGCCAACAAACTAACGGTTTCGGTAATTAATAAATATCTGGAGTTCAAAGGGCGAGGGCTTATTTAA
- a CDS encoding MoxR family ATPase translates to MLVKQLADYMRQEAAKVIVGQEDTWTQLVVALLSGGHVLLEGVPGTAKTLMAKTLAHLVQAEFKRVQFTPDLMPSDVMGTSVYEMQTSQFRLRKGPIFTQILLGDEINRAPAKTQAALLEAMEEQQVTIDGDTMPLPQPFFVIATQNPMEYEGTYPLPEAQLDRFLFKVLVGYSPPEIEFEVLRRYNQGFSARNLSTANLQPTVTPETIMRCREEIGRLRVEDGVINYINAIAQESRRSPDLVLGGSPRASIALLLTAKTFAAMQGREYVVPDDVKFLARPVYRHRIILKPEAEIEGLTPDTAMTRILGRIEVPR, encoded by the coding sequence ATGCTCGTCAAACAACTTGCCGATTATATGCGCCAAGAGGCCGCCAAAGTTATTGTTGGTCAAGAAGATACCTGGACGCAATTGGTGGTTGCGCTGCTGAGTGGCGGCCACGTATTGCTCGAAGGTGTGCCTGGTACGGCCAAAACCTTGATGGCCAAAACCTTGGCTCATTTGGTGCAGGCCGAGTTTAAGCGGGTGCAATTTACCCCCGACTTGATGCCCTCGGATGTGATGGGCACCAGCGTCTATGAGATGCAAACCAGCCAGTTTCGGCTGCGCAAAGGCCCAATCTTCACCCAAATTTTGCTGGGCGATGAAATTAACCGCGCTCCAGCCAAAACCCAAGCAGCCTTGCTTGAAGCCATGGAAGAGCAACAGGTGACGATCGATGGCGATACCATGCCTTTGCCCCAGCCATTTTTTGTGATTGCCACCCAAAACCCCATGGAATACGAAGGCACCTATCCGCTGCCCGAAGCGCAACTCGACCGCTTTTTGTTCAAGGTTTTGGTTGGCTATAGCCCGCCTGAAATTGAGTTTGAAGTATTACGGCGCTATAATCAAGGCTTCAGTGCTCGCAACCTGAGCACTGCCAATTTGCAGCCAACCGTCACGCCTGAAACGATTATGCGTTGCCGCGAGGAAATTGGCCGCCTACGCGTCGAAGATGGTGTGATTAACTATATCAATGCGATTGCCCAAGAATCACGCCGCTCGCCAGATTTGGTGTTAGGTGGTTCGCCACGCGCCTCGATTGCCTTGTTGCTGACCGCCAAAACCTTTGCGGCAATGCAAGGCCGCGAGTATGTCGTGCCCGATGATGTTAAATTCTTGGCACGGCCAGTTTATCGCCATCGGATTATTTTGAAACCAGAGGCTGAGATTGAAGGTTTGACCCCAGATACCGCGATGACCCGGATTTTGGGGCGTATTGAGGTTCCTCGCTGA
- a CDS encoding DUF4350 domain-containing protein: MNSKVKFFAIFAGILVLSFFLLRSCDFQASNARAGSMYNQSVEGAAALQLWLSKIGYQTESFEYRHFDELDQTINSMISIKPADPTNWRNEEINAVLAWVEDTGGTLIVADDQQNGLFTRLDLTVTSLNELNPTTTNKPSHAFINPAVSDLQSYLTTSYFERTRANSQVLVGTEQQPTMLGISRGRGMIYVSTNVGLFTNTGLFHESNARILLNMVNRVPAGGVIAFDEVHHGRALVPRAAPVPAQPYSPLVAAMMYSAIVVGLWALLSGRRFGQIVPSRIDLMRRNSSEYVQSMANLFQRGRQAEHMQSHYRTYLKRRVAKPYGINPKLDDQSFLSEVQRYSDTIDRNHLAHLLNHLSQPNPSEATILALVNDIDRFIKTWEQQGRA; encoded by the coding sequence ATGAATAGTAAAGTAAAGTTTTTCGCGATCTTCGCTGGGATCTTAGTATTGTCATTCTTTTTATTACGCTCATGTGATTTCCAAGCCAGCAATGCTCGCGCTGGCTCGATGTATAACCAAAGTGTGGAAGGGGCAGCAGCCTTACAATTATGGCTCAGCAAAATTGGCTATCAAACTGAGTCATTTGAATATCGGCATTTTGATGAACTCGATCAAACCATTAATAGCATGATCTCCATCAAGCCTGCTGACCCTACAAATTGGCGCAATGAAGAAATTAATGCTGTTTTAGCATGGGTTGAGGATACTGGTGGCACGCTGATTGTGGCTGATGATCAACAAAATGGGCTCTTTACACGTTTAGATCTGACGGTAACGTCACTCAACGAATTGAATCCGACGACCACGAATAAACCCAGCCATGCCTTTATAAACCCCGCAGTGAGCGACTTGCAAAGCTACCTGACTACGAGTTATTTTGAGCGGACTCGCGCAAATAGCCAAGTGTTGGTAGGGACAGAACAACAACCAACGATGCTGGGAATTAGTCGTGGCCGTGGGATGATCTATGTTTCAACCAATGTTGGGCTATTTACCAATACTGGCTTGTTTCACGAAAGTAACGCGCGAATTCTTTTAAATATGGTTAACCGTGTGCCTGCTGGCGGGGTGATTGCCTTCGATGAGGTGCATCATGGGCGGGCCTTAGTGCCTAGGGCCGCGCCAGTGCCAGCCCAACCCTATTCGCCATTAGTTGCGGCAATGATGTATAGTGCGATTGTTGTCGGTTTATGGGCGTTATTATCAGGCCGTCGTTTTGGCCAAATTGTGCCCAGTAGAATCGATTTGATGCGGCGTAATAGCAGCGAATATGTCCAATCGATGGCTAATTTGTTTCAGCGCGGTCGCCAAGCCGAACATATGCAATCCCACTATAGAACCTATCTCAAACGCCGAGTTGCCAAGCCCTATGGGATTAACCCCAAGCTTGACGACCAAAGCTTTTTAAGCGAAGTTCAGCGGTATTCCGATACAATCGATCGCAATCACTTGGCTCATTTGCTCAACCATTTAAGCCAACCCAACCCCAGCGAAGCGACGATCTTGGCCCTGGTCAACGATATCGATCGCTTTATAAAAACATGGGAACAACAGGGTCGGGCCTAA